A region of the Corticium candelabrum chromosome 4, ooCorCand1.1, whole genome shotgun sequence genome:
GGTCGATCCTTGAGCGATAAAGCTCTCTAGTGCGTCCGACATCGATCGGATTGCTAAGCACGATATTCAAGAGCATAGCGCGCAAGGGAATATACAGTTTTTCGCTTTCGAATAGTCGAAATAGAGCGTATAATATAGGCGATGTCACAATAGGTGACGTCACAATTAATGCAAGGCTACAGTACGTGGATTACTTGATGGTTTCTTTTAGAGTTCAAGAGACGACGTACAGGTAAACTGTTCAGTCTGATGACTGATCTATTCCAGAGTCTTGTGCCACTATATTACAACTCGTACAGTACTAATTTATGCTAACACGAAACTAACACACTAAACTAAGCAACTCACAAGTTCAAGGTTTATTCAAAAATAAGCATTTATAAGTTAGTTTATCTAGTATTTATAAGTTAGTTTATCTAGTATTTATAAGTTAGTTTATCTAGTATTTGTAAGTTAGTTTATCTAGTATTTGTAAGTTAGTTTATCTAGTATTTATAAGTTAGTTTATCTAGTATCTGGTATGTTCTCCTTTCGCTTGCGATTACGTCAAGTAGTCTGTGTTTGTAGACTCTGGCTTTGGCATTGCTCCATGGTAATTTAGCTCATTCCTCTACACAAAAAAGCCTTCATGCAGTTCTATTAGATTTTTGAGATGACGAGAATGAACaggtttttattaattaaatcaattagtTTGTTGAAATCATTctaagacttaattaattaatgaataatcTGTAACGGTTGTAACCACATGCACTCTCAACGACTCTAGAGACTAATTCCAGAAAACTTACGTTTACTTTCGCCTCCTCTTAGCTCTAAAGCTAAGCACAGCATTATCTAGCGACTAGACGGGACATATATAGTCGCGTGTTACTTGTCCGACCCCCTTGGGACAGgacccctgttggataagtggAAATGTTGGCTAACTGCAGCTGTTacgaactcaactattgttcatattatataGCATTTTTTTCCGCATtaggtgtacatgtacactgaatgtagatgtgaaTTTAAACGAACCAAATGTCTTATTGATCTAGAGATAAAAATTTTACATGATTGATTGTAactttatatgtatgtacagtaatATGCAGGATGCGTTATTGTCACATCATCTGAAGAACTAAATTTCTAGTCAGTTCGGGGATGCAAAACTTCTCAACGAAATACCAAATTCTCTCTAGCTAGTAAATAAGCATGGCTCGGAGATACCAAATTCCgtgggatgccaaattccaaAGGACACGGCCTCGCAAGCCAAGCCTTCCTCCGCGCTCACTGTGACAGTAACACCGGTCTAGTGACCGCGTGTCGACACCCCTCCACACATGCACTTTGTAACCCGGATTGTAACATTTGCAACTGTTGTGCTCGATGGAACTTGATGATCTTCTGTCGCGCAAAGTCAGTTCCAACGACCAAGCGACTAATTCGACCGAAGCCGAAACGGCATTCACAAACGCATTGTACTCTGAACTGACGAGAAACTTTCAAAGTGAAACGGTAAACGAAGAAGAAGATGAGTTGACAAAGTCTCTGCTGCGTgcagtgacgtcacaaaacAGCAATCGAGCCGAGGCGGTAAAAGAGATACTCGAGAAAGGTGCCGATCCCAACAAACGGTACGGCGGCAAGAAGAGGACTGCAATGCATGAGGTACTACGTCGCTATCAGCCAGACAGTCCGGTCGACGACGAAAACGTCGCCGAAGATTTGCAGGGCGAGTCTCTAGAGTGTCGGTCGATGTTAACGTTTGGcgaaagtcacgtgattttgtTCCGCAGTCATGCAGTTGCTCCTCTTGTACGGCGGTAACGTGAATGTGAAAGACTGGCAAGGAAACACATCTGTACATCAGGCTATTGTATCTAACGTACCGACCGACATTTGTCGCGTTTTGTTTGCAAAGTCGTCTGAAGATGTGTTTGCAGATGAAGAGTTCAAGCGTCTGTATTTGGTACGTCAAACAAACCACGCATGCACCTTATTAATTAACGTGCATggaattattaatttacttaaaATTATGAAAGAGTTTGATTCTGTTTGTAGAATCATGCTATAAAGGACGTCAATCTAGAGACGTATCGCCGAAATCTGGTGGAGAGACGAGTCTGGTCTTGGCCACCGGACAACCGATGGTTCTGTACCatcttgtgtcacgtgatagcgacCCGACCCGATTGGGCCGCTTTCTTGCAGAGCACCATAGAAGAGACACCGCTGGACTTTTCTGGCATCGTCGACAATTTGCTGGCATTTGCAGCGACTTACGGAAGTTCAGAATCGGTGAAGGTATCTACGgattctattaattaattaatattgactatcaatcaattttattgcaaatttgtttgtgtttgcatgtaaagTTTTTGCTCGACAATGGTGCAAATCCGAACGCTGACGTCAAATGTCCTGTTTTGTTGGAGGCTGCTATTTGTGCGAGAGACGCTAAAGCAAAAATCAAGCTCTTGCTAAATAGAGGGGCGGTTCCTCTTGCAGGATCGTTCAGCAATAGTGATCCGTCGAGCTCATTGTGCGGTGCTCCATCTAGAAACTCGGCCGACGACGCTAGAATTATAGCGATGAGTTTCGCAGGAAGCAACACTGTCGATGCTCAGCTTTTCCATAGGGATTACGAATTTTTATCTCCACTGGCTGCGGAAGGAACCAAGTTGATCATGGCGTCGGCAAGACCGTTGCAAATGGCTCTTCGCTTGAGTCGCTTGTATAAGAAAATGACTGACATCGATTACTTCAATCGAGAAGAGTGTCAGGAAATGGCAGACAAATTTGAGACAGTAGCTGTGGACATGATGGAGAACGCATCACTCACCGATGCTCGTACGGCTCTAGAAAAGGATATACTTGAAGGAAGCGTAAGAAATCAGCAGAAAATAGTAAGTGTGGAATGGGTAATCACTTTTATTGTCTAACCGTTCTGactgttgtctgtgtttctgcaTGGTGCAGTTCATTTCTAACTCTGTAGTGCAGAGAGCAGTTACGGACGTCTGGTATGGTTCTAGGCAGCATTTCAGTTGGCTAGAGTTGTTAAAATCGTTACTGCTGTTTGTGGTTCACGTTCTGATGTACTCCCTAGCCGCTCCATTCGTTTGGGTATTAACTCCTCTGCACAGGAACAATACGTCTGGGACTGCAAGTTCTTTTGTAAGGGTACTGAAAAGGTTGTTCATCTCGTTTCCTACGACACCGATGGCTATCCTACCGTATATTGCTCATAGTATATCATTGATTCTTTTTGTTGTACTCATGGTCGTCGTCATTCACAAAGGAAGCTCCATGTCACACTTTACTTCTACAGAAGCAATTATGTGTCTCTTTCTTTTTGGATCAGTCGAGACAGAGATTTGTCAGCTGAGACGTCTAAAACGAAAGCGTTACTTTAATTTTGATAGCTTTAAAAAGTGGATGGACATTGCAGTCGTCAATTTACTGACAATCTACTTTCTTCTTCGACTTGTCGTCGTCGCATCCGACGGTCATCATCAGTACCGGTCTCATTTGCAGCGAGCAGCGGTTCATCTTCTAGGATTTATCGGTCTCATCGCATGTGTTCGCATTATGACGTTTTGGCAAGCTCACTCCATACTCGGTCCGATTCAGATATCGTTCCGTCGCGTCGCTATCGACGTCGCGAAGTTTCTCGTCATTCTCGCCGTGTTCTTGTTCGGTTTTTCAGTTTGTGTTGCAGCTATTTATTCGTCTTACAACTTCTACGCTCACGACACTTTGAATTCGGCTGAAACCAACAGTTCCGGCGAAGTCAATGAAACGATGAAAGGACAGGTACCTCCATCCGTCGATGGGTATCAAACGTCCCGTATATTGCTCATGCTCACTTAAATTGACACTATTTTTCTCCTAGGGTATTTAATTGTCTTCAGTCGTTGTTTTGGGGTTTGTTTGGCGTAATCGATCTCGAAGAGTTCGAAATAACGGGAACGCAAACGACTCCAGCTGAGACAATAATTGGCACGTTTATGTTAGCTATATGGATGGTCGCGGCAGTCATTGCACTAACAAATCTGTTGATTGCTCTTATATCTACGTCATTTGAAAACGTACAGGTAAGTTTATCTGATTTAATTATGTGATGTTGTTTTACTGAGTAGGAATTTGTTTACTTCTCAGGAAAATGCCGATCAAGAATGGAAGTATGCACGAGCGAATATTGTATTTGCTGGATTTGTTCAACTTATTCCTGTGCCGTTCAACATATTGTCTATACCGAGACGATACGCTTGTGTAAGTGATCGAATGCTTAgtgtagtggtgtgtgtgtgtgtgtgtgtgtgtgtgtgtgtgtgtgtgtgtgtgtgtgtgtgtgtgtgtgtgtgtgtgtgtgtgtgtgtgtgtgtatgtgtgtgtgcgcgcgcgcgcgcgtgtacatacacaaacaaagcagCAAAATAGAGACAATTCCACTAACGTTTCACGCTAACAGGAGACTTGCCTGTAACTAAATTTTAAGTAAAGTGCCCGGTTTAATGTAACATAGACAAAAACGTGTATCAAGAAAAATTTGACAAGAGCTACATGTACATAGTGATTGTCTAGCTCACAGATGTAAGTAGGAAACGACAACGAACTGCTCTTGAACGTCTTGACACGTGCACAGTACTAGTGACGGTATTAGTTCACACCAGACTTTTCGCTTCTAATCATAATTAGTCTAATACCATTTATACAAGGCTTCACTACTCCAGTCGAAGCACGTGACACCTGCGCGTGATGGGAAGTCTGAAGGTTTTGTTTTTGGTACACCGTTTCTCTGCTCTACGTTGCACGTCCTCTACGTTTGCTACCTTTGTAGCAAGAACGATTCCCGCTGTCGTGGGCTTCCGGCAtcaggggcgtaccgtggcatgggctaaatgggctatagcccccccagtttttgtgggcgtttcccattttgtcaggtgaaaactagCGTTACGTAGCTTTTTGTAAGAGTTCTGTGCAAGAGGAAACCGCAGGATGATTTTTCAGTAAATAGGTGCTTGTTTAGTCTGctccatactgtatatatgtatacgagtaaacgtaatactttgtggtctgcattgttgctactaatacaatttttgtcaaaggggcgtgtcagtgttcgggtatttcagcccccccaattccaatggccacggtacgcccctgcCGGCATTCTCCATTTGGGACAAAATCAGATAAAAAATCATACTTTTCTCGCACATCCAGTCTTTTTTCCGTGTTACATGTAGTCATGATGTTCAATTAaatattacatatatatatatatatatatatatatatatatatatatagatgttTGTAGGACATTAAAAGTGCAGTTTCCTTAAAGATTACCTGCGTTAATCACTATGATTagcatatattatattatatatttctaGAATTATATTATTAGGataaactattgtattatcactaactatgattagccTAGACTAGTGGCGGTGTAATTAGACACGCACATGAGATTTTAATTAACGAGACTCATCTCAAACTTATCAAAATGTCTGAGCTACATgtcagtgcatgcatgatgcTGCAACGCAGTGAACCACCATGCATAgtcatactaattaattaactaatttgcATTTGCTACACTGACTGGTTTACTTGATCATTTGCTGTTTAGTCTCCGTCAAAGAGTAAACATCAACATGTTTGCAACTTCGATGTCAATTTTCTTACAAAGATCACGTGGGCAAATAACCAACTAGTTGAACAACTTCAACGCCATTATCGGAAACAAATATCGGAAGATACAGCTAAGAAAGGCGATGTCGAAGAGCTAACCTCTACTATAAACAATGTAAGTTGTAAGttttctgttaattaacttgtcATGTACCAtaaataataatgataataattatatatttattttgtatCATACCCGTATGGCTAACAAAACTGTTTTtactacatttaattaatcgttTTTATTATCAGGTCGTGTCAGGAATAAACACGAGCAAAGAATGTTGTCAAGTAGACAGGAAGTCGATTGATAACGACTTGATGTTGACGATGCAATGCATCAGAGAAGATTTCCGTCGACTAGAGAAGCATTTGAGCGATCGCCTGACGGATCTCGAGTGTCAACTGGCTGCATTGGTTACAAGAATTTCTACTGACAAACCAGACTAACGTacattgtgtctgtcattaaAGTATATAATTCTTGCTAATGAGTTTGTACTTTAAAATCTCATTGAATGCAATGACGAGACGCTTAGATTTTTGTGTTAGTTAAAAAATCGATAATTTCTTGCAAGACTATGAAGTAGCAAAAGAGCCAGTCTACTAGCTGTCAAACTtttactaatatattaatttagtGGCTCTCTGTGCTTGCTCGTTTCGATCGTCACTAATTACGCGCATGCGCGAGTGGGGGCAGACGTGTCTCAACGAGGTTGCGTTTTCACAGTTTACGTCCGGCGTCTCACACCTATTTGTGACGGTGCTGTTGATGGAGAACATATGCCAGTGTGCCGCGAGGAAATGAGGTTCCCCCGCAATCGATCTAATTGTGGCACTACAATCTTCGCCGGCGTGTCGCTCTGCATTCTGGTCGTTATTTACGTTTACGCGTCACCTCGTCGTGCTACAACAAGCACAGAATTACTAGTGGAAAAACCAAACCCGAAACCCGATTACAGAGCCGCAAGAGTGGATATCGAAGTGGAAAACTCGGGCGTCATGGTGTTTCTTCATATTCAGAAGACTGGGGGAACAGAGTTCGGTCGTCATCTTTTGTTTTTGGACGTCGGGAGACCTTGTCAAGTTCCTAGAAAGGGAAGTGGTAGGGCAATGAAGGCTCCTAAAGGCTCAAAATGTTTTCGACCAGGGAAGTCACCTGGAGAGTCTAAGTCTGAGAAGGAGATGTGGCTCTTTTCTCGCTTTACAAGAGGTTGGCCCTGTGGTCTTCATGCTGATTGGACTGAATTGCATGAGTGTGTTGAAAAAACTATAAATAGAAAGGAAGGACCGAAAGAGCGTCAATTCTTTTATGTGACGATTCTGAGGGAGCCAGTGGCTCGTTTCCTTAGTGAATTTGCTCATGTGAAACGTGGTGCAACATGGGCTTCACAGCATCACTGCAACAAGAAACCAGTAACGCAGAAGCAGCTGCCGGATTGCTATCCAGGATTTTCGAAGAGAAAGAGATGGCCAAATGTATCACTCGATAACTTTTTAAGCTGCAAGTCGAATCTTGGAATTAATCGCCAGACACGGATGCTGGCCAATCTGAGTCTAGTTGATTGTTATAACACAAATACTTACCCACAAAAGGAGAGAGATGAAATGATGCTCAACAGTGCTATGATTAATCTTCGAACTCTTGCCTATTTTGGGCTCAACGAATACCAGACTGAGACCAAGGAGTTGTTTGAGTACACGTTTGGTTTGAAATTCATGGATCAGTTTAGTATGAGAAATGAGAGCAAGGTGAACGCAAGAGCAGAACAAGAAGTATTGACAGACGACGACATAGCAAAGATCGAGGAAACAAACGATTTAGATATTCAATTGTACAGCTATGCCAAgaagttgtttcttgaaagGGTCAAGGCAATGAAAAACAATTCTACATTTCGTTGGACCAAATATCAGCAATACTTGTTGCTGGTCAATGATGATACCATTGATGATGAGACATGATCTCTAGGGTCTAATAAGGATATCACTATTTCTGAATTATTTTGATGATTAATCATTGGAGTACTTTTTGTGTATTGAAGTTAGTTATCTTGATACTTGCAGTTGATATTGTTTTTAGGTAGACTGCTTTTCTAGTCTATTCTCTAGATTCTTTATTACTGACATTGACATTTGTGTTATTTGTCAGGAATTTTAAATTATATAGTTAAACTATAATGTGAAGGAATTAATTAGAGCAACTGGGAAAATTCGGAATTCAATTGGAATCAATATGTGTAGATGTTGCCATGCATGACGAAAGAGCATGTAATAAATACAAAGTTTAACAATAAAGTAAACTGTTGAACACATTGGAGTTGCCTAACACTCCCTACTTCAGTTTCTGTTATGTAACAATGGTGTCTCTGGCCACCTTTCACTAGCAAGTCACAGGTTCACGTAGAACTCATAGCTACGCAAGACAAATGCTGTATTGCATGTCTAGTAGAAGACATTGCTAGTATGCATGATAAAAAATGGAACAAGACATGCAATGTAATCCATGTCCATTGATCGAGACTGTACCGAGctttgtatgtactgtacaagaGCACTCGATCATATGTACACGAGATTCCAGGGGCAAAGATGTCTTTCTCATTTGTGTTGACACTTAGTTAGAGATAGACAGGTAAGCATGTGTCAAATGGTCTAGGCGCCTGTGATTAGTGGCAGTATTTCCTCACACTCTCAAGATGTGGTAATCTACCGTGAGTGTGCAGGCAAGACAATATTTATTAGTAAAAATGTGGATCATGCTGCAGTAGGCTGTACGGTAGGTATATCACTTCCTAAAACGGGCCAGAGCCAGTGCCTggatattataattattttggGCTAGTACTCTAACATGCAGTCACGGCTTCACCATCGTAGATGTACAGTTTTAGGCCtgcctttgctttcggtggtccttccgTGCGAGGAttagcaacgggactgtatcacgtgatgttgccTTTCTAGTGACTTGGTTCTGTTTCACCTCTCAACACTCTAATATTTTAGTAGGTACTAGTAGAGTGTCTCTAGGTGCCTGTTATTTCAAATGTTGCCATCTATTCACTGCTACTCTAGAGAGGTCTATACTgaaaacgttaattaattaatttgtttgataagtagatattaatttataagtagatattaatttattaattaattagtcaagTTTAATTTTATCTTGTTCCTGTCTTTTGTCAAAGACTATACGCTACATGTATTGCTTTGGGCAGTCATAAGAGATCAATTtgtacataattaattaattaaacaattatttaattagacaatacacaaatatacaaaGTTTAAAGCTTCCCTGCTTGTCGTGTACGTTGTTGTGAGTTATTAATAGTTATCGTTAGGAGCACGTTGTAGCGTTCAACCCATATATAAACatattaattgattttaattGTAATTCGCGCGTCCAAAGAGTCTGGGTCCGAGGAAACGCGCGCAATGGCGGACCGCCTGCACTCTCTTCTCCGCGAGCTCAACGGCCTTTTGCAGTCTACGTCTGCACAGAGAGCGAACGAAGGGAACAACGTTGCAGAAGACATTTTTCTAATGTGTATGTCAAGTTTGTCAGAATCAGAACTCGGTCAGTTGGTTTTGCTCACCTGTTGGTTGACACAAATGAGTTTACAATTGCTTTATGTGATTTCCTTTTTTGTGCAGCGTACTACTCGTCTCTTTTGTTCAAGGAAGGAGGTCTATTTACTTTTTTAAGAAACGCTGCTGGAGCGGATGAGGTTGACTAGTCtgattttaataattaattttaatacttAATTTTAATACTTACTTTTAATACTTacttttaataattaattttataattaattttaatacttAATTTTAATACTTACTTTTAATACTTacttttaataattaattttataattaattttaataattaattttaatacttAATTTTAATACTTAATTTTAATACTTacttttaataattaattttataattaattttaatacttAATTTTAATACCTAATTTTAAtacttaattttaataattaatttaataattaattttaataattaattttaataactaattttaataattaattttaataactAATTTTAATAACTAATTTTAATaactaattttaataattaattttaatacttaatgttaataattaattttaataattaattttaataattaattttaataattaatttaatttatgaACCTGTTAATACTACACACGACTGCTTGGCGTTTCAGCAATGTTAAGATTAGCTGATATGATAAAGTGAATGTATTCTGTTAGGTTTGTATGCGTAGCCAGGATTGCAAACCAAGGGCTCTTGGGTACAATAAACAATATATTATGTACATTCATTTAACTTGTAAAGTGTTGCTGGCATGTGAAGAAAGTCAAGCTCATTGCAGTACACTTAGTATACAGTAATCGCAACAAGCATAGTTTACtacacacatgtgcatacagtacaacctcgattatccggactaCTCTGGAGACAGGTTagaagtccggataatcgagtGTCCAataatcaaaagttgataaatatcaactaatttttcTCTACTGTACAAGACCACACTctttccacacttactgtacattcagGTCACTAGAAGGGTCATCAACAGCTATCTTTTTATtacattattattacattCTCTGTTATGTATTTGCTCATTTATGAAAGGCTGTACCTACAGCATATTCCTAGAGtacaaagtgaaatatattatagtGCCTTTATCCGGAACGCAAAAAGTCGGGGACACAGAATTTGCCTGGATAATCGAAAGTCTGAATAATTGAGGTCTGGATAATCaaggttgtactgtacctgcCTTGGAGTACGGACTGTCTGTGTCAGCACTAATTTgaactttgcagtgatgacGGAACATTTCCTACCAGTGATTCAAGACAGAAGGCACGGGGTGCTCGAGCACTCTGAGCACCCCCTCTGGCTGCGCCACTGCTGACACATGCTAGCAAATATTGAGTTTAAAGTTTGCTATAATTGTCAAGATATAGGGTGCTACCTAGCCTTTGTTTGTAAATATTATCTAGTTGAAGAATGAAGCTTAAATACGAGACGAGAGTCTTGTGTTTGAGAACACACGTCGTTACTGTGATCTTTCTGATGGGAAGTGGTGCACGAGACTCAACAGACATAATGATTCTCACTTTTTGTATCAGACGACGTTGAATACAAAACATTGGCCAATGCAAGGCAAAAGAAAGAATAGTCACGGAGTGCCAAATACACAATATTTGTTATGTAGcatttgtattaatttgtaCTCTTTAAAATTGAGCAAATTGTACGATAGAAGTATTTGTACATTGCTAAATTAATGGACACAGCAGTGATTGATGGCTGAGGCAATTTTTGAGTTCTTCACGTGGAGGCTTATCTGAGCATGTTGCTAATTGTTAATTCTGTTTACTATTGTTTTCAGACTCTGCTGAGGGAGggcttttgtttgtgttgtcgtttagttgttgttgattgCTTGCTTAGTGCTATATTGATTTGTTGTGTTACTTGGGTGGGTAGTCACAATCACGTTTGCTGGAAAGCGAAAAAGCTATCTAACCGTTAGGGACTGTTTCTTGTGATGCCTTGTGTATCATTGCCCCTATACTCTCATTAGTGTATCAAATACTAATTGATAATAGTAAAATTTGATTAGattaaatacaaattaaaTTGTAGTGAAAGTTTATAAA
Encoded here:
- the LOC134178111 gene encoding heparan-sulfate 6-O-sulfotransferase 1-B-like, translated to MPVCREEMRFPRNRSNCGTTIFAGVSLCILVVIYVYASPRRATTSTELLVEKPNPKPDYRAARVDIEVENSGVMVFLHIQKTGGTEFGRHLLFLDVGRPCQVPRKGSGRAMKAPKGSKCFRPGKSPGESKSEKEMWLFSRFTRGWPCGLHADWTELHECVEKTINRKEGPKERQFFYVTILREPVARFLSEFAHVKRGATWASQHHCNKKPVTQKQLPDCYPGFSKRKRWPNVSLDNFLSCKSNLGINRQTRMLANLSLVDCYNTNTYPQKERDEMMLNSAMINLRTLAYFGLNEYQTETKELFEYTFGLKFMDQFSMRNESKVNARAEQEVLTDDDIAKIEETNDLDIQLYSYAKKLFLERVKAMKNNSTFRWTKYQQYLLLVNDDTIDDET
- the LOC134178109 gene encoding short transient receptor potential channel 1-like — translated: MELDDLLSRKVSSNDQATNSTEAETAFTNALYSELTRNFQSETVNEEEDELTKSLLRAVTSQNSNRAEAVKEILEKGADPNKRYGGKKRTAMHEVLRRYQPDSPVDDENVAEDLQVMQLLLLYGGNVNVKDWQGNTSVHQAIVSNVPTDICRVLFAKSSEDVFADEEFKRLYLNHAIKDVNLETYRRNLVERRVWSWPPDNRWFCTILCHVIATRPDWAAFLQSTIEETPLDFSGIVDNLLAFAATYGSSESVKFLLDNGANPNADVKCPVLLEAAICARDAKAKIKLLLNRGAVPLAGSFSNSDPSSSLCGAPSRNSADDARIIAMSFAGSNTVDAQLFHRDYEFLSPLAAEGTKLIMASARPLQMALRLSRLYKKMTDIDYFNREECQEMADKFETVAVDMMENASLTDARTALEKDILEGSVRNQQKIFISNSVVQRAVTDVWYGSRQHFSWLELLKSLLLFVVHVLMYSLAAPFVWVLTPLHRNNTSGTASSFVRVLKRLFISFPTTPMAILPYIAHSISLILFVVLMVVVIHKGSSMSHFTSTEAIMCLFLFGSVETEICQLRRLKRKRYFNFDSFKKWMDIAVVNLLTIYFLLRLVVVASDGHHQYRSHLQRAAVHLLGFIGLIACVRIMTFWQAHSILGPIQISFRRVAIDVAKFLVILAVFLFGFSVCVAAIYSSYNFYAHDTLNSAETNSSGEVNETMKGQVPPSVDGVFNCLQSLFWGLFGVIDLEEFEITGTQTTPAETIIGTFMLAIWMVAAVIALTNLLIALISTSFENVQENADQEWKYARANIVFAGFVQLIPVPFNILSIPRRYACSPSKSKHQHVCNFDVNFLTKITWANNQLVEQLQRHYRKQISEDTAKKGDVEELTSTINNVVSGINTSKECCQVDRKSIDNDLMLTMQCIREDFRRLEKHLSDRLTDLECQLAALVTRISTDKPD